From one Pan troglodytes isolate AG18354 chromosome 13, NHGRI_mPanTro3-v2.0_pri, whole genome shotgun sequence genomic stretch:
- the LOC100608537 gene encoding LOW QUALITY PROTEIN: uncharacterized protein LOC100608537 (The sequence of the model RefSeq protein was modified relative to this genomic sequence to represent the inferred CDS: inserted 2 bases in 1 codon; deleted 1 base in 1 codon): MAPARRAWGWGRRGAERAPLAKPAAWGLGSCAGRGLGVRTASVRTVGAPWRRPCPRTCRQDPWRCHPSASVRVGDHFSPWLAGEPRPRRPSRTFLLTTLKQRHSEPLRERPVPAAPACLALPGLLGAGWGACRPALYGPSLCAPPSLRGSAEDGGRSGNCTRLPRAQPPLRWQPAGSSEQEAQGGWSVGPGLGERHHGPRPRAIWTPSASAFEVVRGLFVRQAALALGLEVXFTALMPLNLFPGDPGSIRPGPEPGCQASRVIKGGLGPFIEVEPETGECSSASAAPPAGQAGREVGPAGHDHRVGKPEDGKERALRAPVRGPWLRPFKGTFYQQSV; encoded by the exons GCCTGGGGTCTGGGGAGCTGCGCGGGCAGGGGTCTCGGTGTCCGGACCGCCAGTGTAAGGACAGTCGGGGCCCCCTGGAGACGCCCGTGCCCAAGGACATGCCGCCAAGATCCGTGGAGATGCCACCCTTCGGCCAGCGTGCGTGTCGGGGACCATTTCTCACCCTGGCTTGCTGGGGAGCCCCGGCCCCGACGCCCTTCCCGAACTTTCCTTCTAACAACTTTAAAACAACGCCACAGCGAGCCTCTGCGGGAGCGCCCGGTACCCGCCGCGCCCGCCTGCCTGGCCCTACCCGGGTTGCTGGGCGCGGGTTGGGGCGCCTGCCGGCCCGCCTTGTACGGCCCCAGCCTCTGCGCTCCGCCTTCGCTTCGCGGGTCAGCAGAGGACGGAGGGCGCTCCGGGAACTGCACGAGGCTGCCCCGGGCCCAGCCTCCGCTGCGCTGGCAGCCCGCGGGCAGCTCCGAGCAGGAGGCTCAGGGTGGCTGGAGTGTAGGGCCCGGCCTCGGTGAGCGACACCATGGACCCCGGCCCCGGGCCATCTGGACGCCGAGCGCGAGCGCGTTTGAAGTGGTTCGGGGGCTCTTTGTTCGCCAGGCCGCTCTGGCTCTGGGCCTGGAGGT GTTTACGGCTTTGATGCCTTTGAACCTATTCCCAGGTGACCCGGGCTCAATTAGGCCCGGGCCTGAGCCGGGCTGTCAGGCAAGCCGCGTGATCAAGGGCGGGCTGGGCCCTTTTATTGAAGTTGAACCCGAGACCGGGGAGTGCTCG TCGGCCTCCGCTGCTCCTCCGGCCGGCCAGGCGGGCCGCGAGGTGGGGCCCGCGGGCCACGACCACCGCGTTGGGAAACCCGAGGACGGCAAAGAGCGGGCCCTTCGCGCCCCTGTCCGAGGGCCCTGGCTCCGGCCGTTCAAGGGGACGTTTTACCAACAATCCGTCTAG